The following proteins come from a genomic window of Actinopolyspora saharensis:
- a CDS encoding glycosyltransferase family 2 protein → MRGEQRSDRVTVVIATRNRREELSRTLRHMTSLEDAAPVIVVDNGSTDGTAEAVTARFPEVCLLRSESNLGAVARDVAVEYAGTPLVAFCDDDMRWQSGSLTRAATLLERCPPLGAVVARCVVEPDLVDDPLTPELRDSPVPAPPWLPGPAVLGGLAGTMVVRVEAFRAVGGFSERLWFGGEEELLLIDMAARGWWACYAEDAVVRHRPSAVREPAERRRIGLRNTLWTTWLRRSVGGALRRSGAVLASAPKDRVTASAVLGALGGLPWLLREREAVPAGVEQALTRLEAPQRRSAARDYVG, encoded by the coding sequence ATGAGGGGCGAGCAGCGCAGCGACCGCGTGACCGTGGTGATCGCGACGCGCAACCGCAGGGAGGAGCTGTCGCGCACGCTGCGGCACATGACCTCCTTGGAGGACGCCGCTCCCGTGATCGTGGTCGACAACGGCTCCACGGACGGTACGGCCGAGGCGGTGACCGCCCGGTTCCCCGAGGTGTGCCTGCTGCGCAGCGAAAGCAACCTGGGTGCCGTGGCGCGCGACGTCGCCGTCGAGTACGCCGGGACGCCACTGGTCGCCTTCTGCGACGACGACATGCGGTGGCAGTCCGGATCCCTGACGCGCGCGGCGACGCTGCTGGAGCGGTGCCCGCCGCTCGGTGCCGTCGTGGCCCGGTGCGTGGTGGAGCCGGATCTGGTCGACGATCCGCTGACACCGGAGTTGCGGGATTCCCCGGTGCCGGCCCCGCCCTGGTTGCCCGGACCCGCCGTGCTGGGCGGGCTCGCGGGGACGATGGTGGTGCGCGTCGAGGCGTTCCGCGCGGTGGGGGGCTTCTCGGAGCGCCTGTGGTTCGGGGGCGAGGAGGAGCTCCTGCTGATCGACATGGCCGCGCGGGGCTGGTGGGCGTGCTACGCCGAGGACGCCGTGGTCCGGCACCGCCCCTCCGCGGTGCGCGAGCCCGCGGAACGCCGCCGGATCGGGCTGCGCAACACCCTGTGGACCACGTGGTTGCGCAGGTCGGTCGGCGGTGCCCTGCGCCGCAGCGGAGCCGTGCTCGCCTCCGCGCCGAAGGACCGGGTGACGGCTTCGGCGGTGCTCGGAGCACTGGGTGGGCTGCCCTGGCTCCTCCGGGAGCGGGAGGCCGTTCCCGCCGGGGTCGAGCAGGCGTTGACGCGGTTGGAAGCCCCGCAGCGGCGGTCCGCGGCGCGCGACTACGTCGGGTGA
- a CDS encoding phage holin family protein, translated as MTETQQNPPVSERSTTELIRGLGDQLGDLVGSEIRLARHELERKGKQAGKGAALFGVAGGLALFGLAGLLTSAILALAIVLPAWLAALAVGGCLLLIAGPVALVGSARLKGSTPLTPRETLDGVRWDVRFLREATRK; from the coding sequence GTGACCGAAACCCAGCAGAATCCCCCGGTTTCCGAGCGCTCGACCACCGAGCTGATTCGTGGTCTCGGTGACCAGCTCGGCGACCTGGTCGGCAGCGAGATCCGGCTGGCCCGGCACGAGTTGGAGCGCAAGGGCAAGCAGGCGGGCAAGGGGGCCGCGCTGTTCGGCGTGGCCGGTGGACTCGCCCTGTTCGGGCTCGCCGGACTGCTCACCAGCGCGATCCTGGCCCTGGCGATCGTGTTGCCCGCGTGGCTCGCGGCGCTGGCCGTGGGCGGTTGTCTGCTGCTGATCGCGGGCCCGGTGGCGCTCGTGGGCTCCGCACGGTTGAAGGGATCCACACCGCTGACCCCGCGGGAGACCCTCGACGGGGTGCGGTGGGACGTCCGCTTTCTCAGGGAGGCGACGCGGAAATGA
- a CDS encoding NADH-quinone oxidoreductase subunit A, whose translation MGGFGAALVLLGVGVLLLGAVYGLAWALAVRPSGAAVDQFLSGHEPVEHAFCRFHVRWYALAMVYLAFEMEMLFMYPWTLVVSAVGTKAVVEMFVFLGVLLVGVVYAWREGALRWD comes from the coding sequence ATGGGGGGTTTCGGTGCGGCGCTGGTGCTGCTCGGGGTGGGGGTGCTGCTTCTCGGTGCGGTGTACGGCCTGGCGTGGGCGCTGGCCGTGAGGCCGTCGGGTGCGGCGGTCGACCAGTTCCTCTCCGGACACGAGCCCGTCGAGCACGCCTTCTGCCGGTTCCACGTGCGCTGGTACGCGCTGGCGATGGTTTATCTGGCCTTCGAGATGGAAATGCTGTTCATGTATCCGTGGACCTTGGTCGTTTCCGCGGTCGGGACGAAGGCGGTCGTGGAGATGTTCGTCTTCCTCGGCGTTCTGCTCGTCGGCGTGGTCTACGCGTGGCGCGAGGGAGCGTTGCGATGGGACTGA
- a CDS encoding NADH-quinone oxidoreductase subunit L, with translation MAGLLWTMLAVPGVAGAVLSCAGRRGERIAFPVGLAVAAVTLGLALAVAVVRPSAEVPLLLGIAAGVSVDGLSALLVVTVAVVVPAVLWFCRGAVGPRESPARFTGLMLLFSGSMLGTVTASGLAPLLISWEVMGATSWALIGFRWCDSRRVRAAGTAFVTTRAADLGMYLAAGAAVAGGAGSLAFRELPGLGQPWITLVTAGMVTAALGKSAQLPFHFWLSRAMEGPSGVSALLHSATMVAAGGYLLLRLRPLLAETSWAEEVVTWSGALTALVLGLVAVAQRDLKQLLAASTAAQLGFVVLASGIGSVVGGATHLVAHAATKSALFLAAGAWLTALGTKRLSALRGAAREYPSVGVAFTVAAAALAGVPPLSLWATENEISAAALEHGPALYAVVTVASLLATGYAVRAVRVVWSPARPDSARERDEEARGTRTAPAAGALPALVLLVGLSAVLGVLALPPAVEQLAGLIGVSAVGTPAAPETVLSGVLAVGVAALAWWWGERPVPVPRALRGLFAEWVRFESLARLLLVRPVTALAGGLASFDERVLDRGVRAVPAAGLWSARTVERGVELPLEALVRLVAGTARRLGALARRVQTGQLHQYYAQAAVVLAVLALLVVLVR, from the coding sequence GTGGCTGGTCTGCTCTGGACGATGCTGGCGGTTCCCGGCGTTGCCGGGGCCGTGCTGTCCTGCGCGGGACGCCGCGGAGAGCGGATCGCCTTCCCGGTCGGCCTCGCGGTGGCCGCGGTGACCCTGGGGCTGGCCCTCGCGGTCGCGGTCGTTCGCCCCTCGGCCGAGGTGCCGCTGCTGCTCGGGATCGCGGCCGGGGTTTCCGTGGACGGGTTGTCGGCGCTGCTGGTCGTCACGGTGGCGGTGGTCGTGCCCGCGGTGCTGTGGTTCTGCCGGGGCGCTGTCGGACCGCGGGAGTCCCCGGCGCGGTTCACCGGGCTGATGCTGCTGTTCTCCGGTTCCATGCTGGGCACGGTCACCGCCTCCGGACTGGCCCCGCTGCTGATCTCCTGGGAGGTCATGGGGGCCACCAGCTGGGCGCTGATCGGGTTCCGGTGGTGCGACTCCCGGAGGGTGCGCGCGGCGGGCACGGCGTTCGTGACCACGCGAGCCGCCGACCTGGGGATGTATCTCGCGGCGGGGGCGGCCGTGGCCGGGGGCGCGGGGTCGCTCGCCTTCCGCGAACTGCCCGGGCTCGGACAACCGTGGATCACGCTCGTGACGGCGGGAATGGTGACGGCGGCCCTGGGCAAGTCCGCGCAGCTGCCGTTCCACTTCTGGCTGTCCCGGGCGATGGAGGGGCCCAGCGGGGTCTCGGCGCTGCTGCACTCGGCGACGATGGTCGCGGCCGGGGGCTACCTGCTGCTGCGCCTCCGCCCCCTGCTCGCGGAGACCTCCTGGGCCGAGGAGGTGGTGACCTGGAGCGGTGCGCTGACCGCGCTGGTGCTCGGGCTGGTGGCCGTGGCCCAGCGCGATCTCAAACAACTGCTGGCCGCCTCCACCGCGGCACAGCTCGGGTTCGTCGTGCTCGCCTCCGGAATCGGGAGCGTGGTGGGCGGTGCGACGCATCTCGTGGCGCACGCGGCGACCAAGTCGGCGCTGTTCCTGGCGGCAGGGGCGTGGCTGACCGCGCTGGGAACCAAGCGGTTGAGCGCGCTGCGGGGCGCGGCGCGCGAGTACCCCTCCGTGGGGGTCGCCTTCACGGTGGCCGCGGCGGCGCTGGCGGGCGTTCCCCCGCTGTCGCTGTGGGCCACCGAGAACGAGATCTCGGCGGCGGCCCTGGAGCACGGCCCGGCCCTTTACGCCGTCGTGACGGTCGCCTCCCTGCTCGCCACCGGCTACGCCGTCAGGGCCGTGAGGGTGGTCTGGTCGCCTGCACGGCCCGATTCCGCCCGCGAGCGGGACGAGGAGGCGCGCGGCACGCGCACCGCGCCCGCCGCAGGCGCGTTGCCCGCGCTGGTACTGCTGGTCGGGCTGTCGGCGGTGCTCGGCGTGCTCGCACTGCCGCCGGCGGTGGAGCAGCTGGCCGGGCTGATCGGGGTCTCGGCAGTGGGCACGCCCGCAGCGCCGGAAACGGTGCTGTCCGGGGTGCTGGCGGTCGGGGTGGCGGCTCTCGCCTGGTGGTGGGGCGAGCGTCCCGTGCCCGTGCCGCGAGCGCTGCGCGGGCTGTTCGCGGAGTGGGTGCGGTTCGAGTCGCTGGCCCGGTTGCTGCTGGTGCGGCCGGTCACCGCGCTGGCCGGGGGGCTGGCCTCGTTCGACGAGCGCGTGCTCGACCGGGGAGTGCGGGCCGTTCCGGCGGCGGGACTGTGGTCGGCGCGAACGGTCGAGCGCGGCGTCGAGCTCCCGCTCGAGGCGCTGGTGCGCCTGGTGGCCGGAACCGCGCGTCGGCTCGGAGCGCTCGCGCGGCGTGTCCAGACGGGACAGCTGCACCAGTACTACGCCCAGGCCGCGGTGGTGCTGGCCGTGCTCGCCCTGCTCGTGGTGTTGGTGAGGTAG
- a CDS encoding zinc-dependent alcohol dehydrogenase yields MRALTWQGKRDVRVENVPDPRLREPEDAIIRVTSSGICGSDLHLYEVLTPYMEPGDVLGHEPMGVVEEVGSGVDNLRKGQRVVIPFQTACGHCHLCELGLHSQCETTQVRERNMGAALFGYTKLYGQLPGGQAEYLRVPQARFTHIPVPEDGPDERFVYLSDVLPTAWQAVEYANVPAGGSVTVLGLGPIGTMACRIAKQRGAERVFGVDLVPERLERARRDGVEPFDLRETDDVPAAIRQETHGRGSDAVIDAVGMEAHGSTLSSVGKLAQHMATLLPTGVARTVMNRAGLDRLGALYTAIDCVRRGGTLSLSGVYGGQADPLPMLTLFDKQVQLRMGQANVKHWIEAIMPLVAESSDPLGVENFATHTLPLRQAPHGYDIFQRKSDGAFKVLLQP; encoded by the coding sequence ATGCGAGCACTGACCTGGCAGGGCAAACGGGACGTGCGGGTGGAGAACGTGCCCGACCCCCGGCTGCGGGAGCCCGAGGACGCGATCATCCGGGTCACCAGCAGCGGGATATGCGGCTCGGACCTGCACCTCTACGAGGTGCTGACCCCCTACATGGAGCCGGGGGACGTCCTCGGCCACGAACCGATGGGAGTCGTCGAGGAAGTCGGCAGCGGGGTCGACAACCTCCGGAAGGGGCAGCGCGTGGTGATCCCCTTCCAGACCGCGTGCGGACACTGCCATCTCTGCGAGCTCGGTCTCCACAGCCAGTGCGAGACCACCCAGGTGCGCGAGCGGAACATGGGAGCTGCCCTGTTCGGCTACACGAAGCTCTACGGTCAGCTGCCCGGAGGGCAGGCCGAGTACCTGCGAGTTCCGCAAGCCCGTTTCACCCACATCCCCGTTCCCGAGGACGGGCCGGACGAACGCTTCGTCTACCTCTCCGACGTGCTGCCCACGGCCTGGCAGGCCGTCGAGTACGCGAATGTCCCCGCCGGGGGCAGCGTGACCGTCCTCGGACTCGGCCCCATCGGGACGATGGCCTGCCGGATCGCCAAGCAGCGCGGCGCGGAGCGGGTGTTCGGCGTGGACCTGGTTCCCGAGCGCCTCGAACGGGCGCGCCGGGACGGGGTGGAACCGTTCGACCTCCGCGAAACCGACGACGTCCCCGCGGCGATCCGCCAGGAAACGCACGGCCGGGGGTCGGACGCCGTCATCGACGCCGTGGGGATGGAGGCCCACGGCTCCACGCTCAGCAGCGTCGGAAAGCTCGCCCAGCACATGGCGACCCTGCTGCCCACCGGGGTGGCCAGGACCGTGATGAACCGGGCCGGTCTCGATCGCCTGGGTGCCCTGTACACCGCGATCGACTGCGTCCGCCGCGGTGGCACGCTGTCCCTGAGCGGCGTGTACGGGGGCCAGGCCGATCCGCTCCCGATGCTGACCCTGTTCGACAAGCAGGTCCAGCTCAGGATGGGCCAGGCCAACGTCAAGCACTGGATCGAGGCCATCATGCCGCTGGTCGCGGAAAGCTCCGATCCCCTGGGCGTGGAGAACTTCGCCACCCACACCCTGCCGCTGCGGCAAGCACCGCACGGATACGACATCTTCCAGCGCAAGAGCGACGGTGCCTTCAAGGTGCTGCTCCAACCCTGA
- a CDS encoding NADH-quinone oxidoreductase subunit NuoK — MSLEVFLLFGAALVAVGLYGALSQQSIVMLMMGLELMIGGIVLAAAAFQHFAAPSGTGGQVLILVAITAMAVEMALGFAVVTAIFRAGDVDMTDMAADLRE, encoded by the coding sequence ATGAGTTTGGAGGTGTTCCTGCTGTTCGGGGCCGCTCTCGTGGCCGTGGGGCTCTACGGGGCGCTGTCGCAGCAGTCGATCGTGATGCTGATGATGGGGCTGGAGCTGATGATCGGCGGGATCGTGCTGGCCGCGGCGGCGTTCCAGCACTTCGCGGCACCGTCCGGCACCGGCGGGCAGGTGCTGATCCTGGTGGCCATCACGGCCATGGCCGTGGAGATGGCGCTCGGTTTCGCGGTGGTCACGGCGATTTTCCGCGCCGGGGATGTGGACATGACCGACATGGCCGCCGACCTCCGGGAGTAG
- a CDS encoding complex I subunit 4 family protein translates to MLSLIVFLPLAVAALLAVVPASAGSRVFTVGWVCAAAADAVLVLAAWIGYEAGTGMALEQRVPWIPGAGVSYHVGVDGLSLPLLGLTAGLFLACAVYSLRGTSRPKGFVLLFLLLQTVSLGVFTALDLILFFVYFDLSIVGMYFVISGWGLGGSRAAALKFFLYTFLGSLALLLGFIGLYLAVEPHTFDMVDIAAAAPLSGKGALGAPVLAAIGLGLLIKTPAFPFHTWMPPAHTDAPAAGSVILAGVLLKMGTYGFVRVAMPLLPEAWSRYAWVFVVLGVVSVLYGALVALAQEDFKRMVAYTSVNHMGYVVLAVGAAGLVAGGQEQARSLAVTGAVTQMVSHGLLTGALFLLAGALHSRAGSHRTGDYSGLAAAAPVFAGTVAVTVFASLGIPGFSGFIAEFQIFTGGLATATVATALALPGILITAALLLRALHRLCLGQLRVPDPPGGARGFPDLRAHECLAILPLLGAALLLGILPRLVLGVIEPAAVELVGVLG, encoded by the coding sequence TTGCTGAGTCTGATCGTGTTCCTGCCGCTGGCGGTCGCCGCCCTGCTGGCCGTGGTCCCCGCCTCCGCCGGTTCCCGGGTGTTCACGGTCGGCTGGGTGTGCGCCGCCGCGGCCGATGCCGTTCTGGTGCTGGCCGCCTGGATCGGCTACGAGGCGGGCACGGGGATGGCGCTCGAACAGCGCGTGCCGTGGATCCCCGGGGCCGGGGTGAGCTATCACGTCGGGGTGGACGGGCTCTCCCTGCCGCTGCTGGGGCTCACGGCGGGGTTGTTCTTGGCCTGCGCGGTGTACTCGCTGCGCGGAACGAGCAGGCCCAAGGGGTTCGTGCTGCTGTTCCTGCTCCTGCAGACGGTCTCCCTGGGGGTGTTCACCGCACTGGACCTGATACTGTTCTTCGTCTACTTCGACCTGTCCATCGTGGGGATGTACTTCGTGATCTCCGGGTGGGGGCTCGGCGGGTCCAGGGCTGCGGCGCTGAAGTTCTTCCTGTACACCTTCCTCGGGTCGTTGGCCCTGCTGCTCGGGTTCATCGGGCTGTACCTGGCCGTCGAACCGCACACCTTCGACATGGTCGACATCGCCGCGGCGGCTCCGCTGTCCGGGAAGGGCGCGCTCGGTGCTCCGGTGCTGGCGGCGATCGGGCTCGGGCTGCTGATCAAGACCCCCGCCTTCCCCTTCCACACCTGGATGCCGCCCGCGCACACGGACGCTCCCGCCGCCGGTTCGGTGATCCTCGCGGGGGTGCTGCTGAAGATGGGCACCTACGGGTTCGTGCGGGTCGCGATGCCGCTGCTGCCCGAAGCGTGGAGCCGCTACGCCTGGGTGTTCGTGGTGCTCGGGGTGGTCTCGGTGCTGTACGGGGCCCTGGTCGCCCTCGCGCAGGAGGACTTCAAGCGCATGGTCGCCTACACCTCGGTCAACCACATGGGCTACGTGGTGCTGGCGGTGGGTGCCGCCGGGCTGGTCGCGGGCGGGCAGGAGCAGGCGCGTTCGCTCGCGGTGACCGGGGCGGTCACCCAGATGGTCAGCCACGGGCTGCTCACCGGGGCGCTGTTCCTGCTCGCGGGGGCGCTCCACAGTCGGGCGGGCAGTCACCGCACGGGGGATTATTCCGGGCTGGCGGCTGCCGCCCCGGTCTTCGCCGGCACCGTGGCGGTGACCGTCTTCGCCTCGTTGGGCATTCCCGGTTTCTCCGGGTTCATCGCCGAGTTCCAGATATTCACCGGGGGGCTGGCCACGGCCACCGTCGCGACCGCGCTGGCCCTGCCGGGGATCCTGATCACGGCGGCGTTGCTGCTGCGCGCGCTGCACCGCCTCTGTCTCGGACAGCTCCGGGTGCCGGACCCGCCGGGCGGCGCGCGCGGTTTCCCGGACCTGCGTGCGCACGAGTGCCTCGCGATACTTCCCCTGCTGGGGGCGGCGCTCCTGCTCGGGATCCTGCCGCGCCTGGTGCTCGGCGTGATCGAACCTGCCGCGGTCGAGCTCGTCGGGGTGCTCGGCTGA
- a CDS encoding NADH-quinone oxidoreductase subunit J, whose translation MEAVLCWVFGVAAVVFGFLVFRLDSMARVTFALLASFLFVAFEVMLLGLNYLGAVLVLMMVMEMVIMAVFMIMYMMNPAGLMPMAMYHNKAAAMSVSVGTFVVLAAGILLVDWPERAGRPAADPTAALGHELMGAQMPTMMTLGLVLFATILATVTLSTRRGRYDRFGPGLRGRPADPVPGGVGAAGTDSSSTGRGGRR comes from the coding sequence ATGGAAGCTGTGCTGTGCTGGGTTTTCGGCGTCGCCGCCGTGGTGTTCGGGTTCCTGGTGTTCCGGCTGGACTCGATGGCCCGGGTGACGTTCGCCCTGCTCGCCTCGTTCCTGTTCGTCGCCTTCGAGGTGATGCTGCTGGGGCTGAACTACCTCGGTGCCGTGCTCGTGCTGATGATGGTCATGGAAATGGTGATCATGGCGGTGTTCATGATCATGTACATGATGAACCCCGCCGGGCTGATGCCCATGGCGATGTATCACAACAAGGCCGCGGCGATGTCGGTCTCGGTGGGCACCTTCGTCGTGCTCGCGGCGGGGATCCTGCTCGTGGACTGGCCCGAACGCGCGGGACGTCCCGCGGCCGATCCGACCGCTGCGCTCGGGCACGAGCTGATGGGCGCGCAGATGCCGACGATGATGACGCTCGGTCTCGTGCTGTTCGCCACGATCCTGGCGACGGTGACGCTGTCCACGCGGCGGGGACGTTACGACCGGTTCGGCCCCGGGCTGCGCGGTCGTCCCGCCGACCCGGTGCCTGGCGGGGTCGGCGCAGCGGGTACGGACTCGTCGAGCACGGGCAGGGGAGGTCGCCGATGA
- a CDS encoding NADH-quinone oxidoreductase subunit N, with product MGAGPLVLLPELAPAAGAVVGLLLGSWLPRGRQWLVRLVGVAACLIGAAAVLASWDGVPHRAFEGSYAVDTATQAGRLIVLGGTLLVLLLSADAVRSHPRETEFCVLVLLGGAGTMVLTGATDLLLLVAGYLLASVPLYALAGFFADAPGAEAALKYYLLGALLGITMIAGVTMLYGAGRATEYAALSRNLPAAPSALVAVGGVTVLAGLLFKIGAVPAHFWVPDVAEGASAPVAAFVTTVPKVGGLIATFRLAEGVLPAGTARWPLLFAVLATASMTLGNLAALFQEEVRRLLAYSTISQVGYLLLAVVVAARSELAEPALLFYLLAYAVTNLGAFAVVAGFPRARRVADHRGLARRRPAAAAVLVVCLLGLVGTPPTAVFLGKLEVFSAAVDGGQAWLAAVAVGNTVVSLFYYLRWLVPVLAPAAAEGGEPRPGGRWALPVAAFAALLSLLVGIGGGVLLPLLDGPLLP from the coding sequence ATGGGGGCGGGGCCGCTCGTGCTGCTTCCCGAACTCGCACCCGCCGCGGGGGCTGTGGTGGGGCTGCTGCTGGGGTCCTGGTTGCCGCGCGGTCGCCAGTGGCTGGTGCGCCTGGTCGGTGTGGCGGCGTGCCTGATCGGCGCGGCAGCCGTGCTGGCCTCGTGGGACGGTGTGCCCCATCGGGCCTTCGAGGGCAGCTACGCGGTGGACACCGCCACCCAGGCCGGCAGGCTGATCGTGCTGGGCGGCACGTTGCTGGTGCTGCTGCTGTCCGCGGACGCGGTGCGCTCGCACCCCCGCGAGACCGAGTTCTGCGTGCTCGTGCTGCTCGGCGGTGCGGGCACGATGGTGCTGACCGGGGCGACGGACCTGCTGCTGCTGGTGGCGGGGTACCTGCTCGCCTCCGTGCCGCTGTACGCCCTGGCCGGGTTCTTCGCGGACGCCCCGGGCGCGGAGGCCGCGCTGAAGTACTACCTGCTGGGGGCGCTGCTGGGGATCACCATGATCGCCGGGGTGACGATGCTCTACGGGGCGGGCCGTGCCACCGAGTACGCGGCGCTGTCCCGGAACCTGCCCGCGGCCCCGTCCGCGCTGGTCGCCGTGGGCGGGGTCACCGTGCTGGCCGGCCTCCTGTTCAAGATCGGCGCGGTTCCCGCGCACTTCTGGGTTCCGGACGTCGCCGAGGGGGCCTCCGCGCCCGTGGCGGCCTTCGTGACCACCGTGCCGAAGGTCGGTGGTCTGATCGCCACGTTCCGGCTGGCCGAGGGGGTGCTTCCCGCGGGGACGGCGCGCTGGCCGCTGCTGTTCGCGGTGCTGGCCACCGCGTCGATGACCCTCGGCAATCTCGCGGCGCTGTTCCAGGAGGAGGTGCGCCGCCTGCTGGCCTACTCCACGATCAGCCAGGTCGGCTACCTGCTGCTGGCCGTGGTCGTCGCCGCCCGCAGCGAGCTGGCCGAACCCGCTCTGCTGTTCTACCTGCTGGCCTACGCCGTGACCAATCTCGGCGCGTTCGCCGTGGTGGCCGGGTTCCCGCGGGCGCGGCGGGTGGCGGACCACCGCGGTCTGGCGCGGCGCCGTCCCGCCGCGGCGGCGGTGCTGGTGGTGTGCCTGCTGGGGCTGGTCGGAACTCCGCCGACGGCGGTTTTCCTGGGCAAGCTGGAAGTGTTCAGCGCGGCCGTCGACGGGGGCCAGGCCTGGTTGGCCGCGGTGGCCGTGGGCAACACGGTGGTCAGCCTGTTCTACTACCTGCGCTGGCTCGTCCCCGTCCTCGCCCCGGCCGCCGCGGAGGGCGGGGAACCGCGCCCCGGCGGGCGTTGGGCGCTCCCCGTCGCCGCGTTCGCCGCGCTGCTGTCCCTGCTCGTGGGGATCGGCGGTGGTGTGCTCCTGCCGCTGCTGGACGGGCCGCTGCTGCCCTGA
- a CDS encoding complex I subunit 1 family protein, translating into MADTPLWWAVVLPAALGTATFAAAAFDSLLAARAAGAPAVGGLAAPLRGTARLLVTQRRTTRAADPVLWRAGVALVPLAALSAALVLPLGGRSVADPAVGVVWFNAMEILAWAAVWMAGWGPNSVFSLVGGYRFVAQGLAYELPHMFALITVATAAGSLRVGDVVEAQSGLWFAVWMPVAFAVYLISAAAMAFRGPFDAPLGGDLAGGAAAELSGVDRLVLLGGRWALFVVAVALSVPLFLGGGQGPVLPPWLWTLVKTAVVVLALVWLARRFPRVRMDRFAEFSWMVLIPVALVQALLVSVLVLVR; encoded by the coding sequence GTGGCTGACACCCCGTTGTGGTGGGCGGTGGTCCTGCCCGCGGCGCTGGGGACCGCCACCTTCGCCGCGGCAGCGTTCGACTCCCTGCTCGCCGCCCGCGCGGCCGGCGCGCCCGCCGTGGGTGGGCTCGCCGCGCCGCTGCGCGGGACGGCCCGCTTGCTGGTGACCCAGCGGCGCACGACTCGTGCGGCCGATCCGGTGCTGTGGCGCGCGGGGGTCGCGCTCGTTCCGCTGGCGGCGCTGTCGGCGGCGCTGGTGCTGCCGCTGGGTGGACGCTCGGTGGCCGATCCGGCCGTGGGGGTCGTGTGGTTCAACGCGATGGAGATCCTGGCCTGGGCCGCGGTCTGGATGGCCGGTTGGGGGCCGAACTCGGTCTTCTCCCTGGTCGGCGGGTACCGGTTCGTGGCCCAGGGGCTGGCTTACGAGCTGCCGCACATGTTCGCGCTGATCACGGTGGCCACGGCCGCGGGAAGCCTCCGGGTCGGGGACGTGGTCGAGGCCCAGTCCGGGCTCTGGTTCGCGGTGTGGATGCCGGTGGCGTTCGCGGTGTACCTGATCAGCGCCGCGGCGATGGCTTTCCGGGGGCCGTTCGACGCGCCGCTCGGCGGTGACCTGGCCGGTGGGGCGGCCGCCGAGCTGTCCGGTGTGGACCGGCTGGTGCTGCTCGGCGGGCGGTGGGCGCTGTTCGTGGTCGCGGTCGCGCTGTCCGTTCCGCTGTTCCTGGGCGGTGGGCAGGGGCCGGTGCTGCCGCCGTGGCTGTGGACCCTGGTCAAGACGGCGGTGGTCGTGCTGGCGCTGGTCTGGCTGGCTCGCCGGTTCCCGCGGGTGCGGATGGACAGGTTCGCCGAGTTCTCCTGGATGGTGCTGATCCCGGTGGCGCTGGTGCAGGCGCTGCTGGTCTCCGTTCTCGTGCTGGTTCGGTGA